One Paraburkholderia caballeronis genomic window, GCAAGGAAGGAACGGTTACATCATGAATCCGACGCCCGCCGCCAAGCCGGCCCCGAAGTCCACGCCCGCGGACCAGTTCGTCCGCATCGAAAACGTCGTCAAGAAGTTCGGCGAATCCGTCGCCGTCAACAACGTCAGCCTCAACGTCGCGAAGAACGAACTGTTCGCGCTGCTCGGCAGCTCCGGCTGCGGCAAGTCCACGCTGCTGCGGATGCTCGCCGGACTGGAGACGGCGACCTCCGGGCGCATCTTCGTCGACGGCGAAGACCTCGCCGCGCTGCCGCCGTATCGCCGCCCCGTCAACATGATGTTCCAGTCGTACGCGCTGTTTCCGCACATGAGCGTCGAGGCGAACGTCGCATTCGGCCTGAAGCAGGAAGGCACGCCGAAGAACGAGATCCGCGAGCGCGTCGCCGACGCGCTCCATCTCGTGCAGATGGACCGCTACGCGAAGCGCAAGCCGCATCAGCTGTCCGGCGGCCAGCAGCAGCGCGTCGCGCTCGCACGCTCGCTGGTGAAGCGGCCGAAGCTGCTGCTGCTCGACGAGCCGATGTCCGCGCTCGACAAGAAGATCCGCCAGAAAACCCAGCTCGAACTGGTCAACATCATCGACAAGGTTGATGTCACCTGCGTGATGGTCACGCACGACCAGGAAGAGGCGATGACGATGGCGAACCGCCTCGCGGTAATGAGCGAAGGCAGCATCGTGCAGATCGGCTCGCCGTCGCAGGTCTACGAATATCCGAACAGCCGCTTCTCGGCCGAGTTCATCGGCTCGACGAACCTGTTCGAAGGCCACGTCGTCGAGGACGAGCCCGACCACATCTTCGTCGAAAGCGCGGACCTCGAAGCGCGCATGTACGTGAGCCACGGGATCACCGGTCCGCTCGGCATGCCGGTCGGCATCTCGGTGCGCCCGGAGCGCGTGCGCGTGACGCGCGAGCGCCCCGCGTCGCCGCACAACTGGGCGCGCGGCATCGTCACCGACGTCGCGTACATGGGCAGCTACTCGCTGTTCCACGTGCGCCTGCCGGGCGGCAAGGTCGTCATGTCGAACCTGTCCAGCTCCGACCTGATGGCCGACAACGCGCCCGCCTGGAACGACGACGTGTACGTGTCGTGGTCGCCCGCGAGCGGCGTCGTGCTCACGCAATGAGGAAAATCCGATGAGTTCCCCGGCTTCCACTTCGTCCACGCCGGCCGCCGCCGGCAACGGACCGCGCGCGCTGCTCGCGCGCTGGTTCTCGCGCTTCGTGCCGTCCGGCCGCAGCACGGTGATCGGCATTCCGTTCCTGTGGCTCACGCTGTTCTTCGCGCTGCCGTTCGTGCTGGTCTTCAAGATCAGCTTCGCGGACCAGCTGATGGGCATCCCGCCGTACACGTCGCTCGTCACGTTCGAGGACGGCGTGCTGCACTTCGCGCTGCACCTGAGCCACTACCTGTTCCTCGTACAGGACGACCTGTACGTCGCGACCTACATCAGCTCGCTGAAGATGGCCGCGGTGTCCACGCTGCTGTGCCTGTTGATCGGCTACCCGATCGCGTACTACATCGCGCGCTCGGCCCCCGCGTCGCGCAACCTGCTGATGATGGGCGTGATGCTGCCGTTCTGGACGTCGTTCCTGATCCGCGTGTACGCGTGGATCGGCATCCTGAAGGACGACGGCCTGCTGAACCACGCGCTGATCGGCCTCGGCCTGATCCACTCGCCGCTGCGGCTCTATCACACCGACATCGGCGTCTACATCGGGATGGTCTATTCGTACCTGCCGTTCATGGTGATGCCGCTCTACGCGCACCTCGTGAAGATGGACCTGACGCTGCTCGAAGCCGCCTACGACCTCGGCGCGAAGCCGTGGGTCGCGTTCACGCGGATCACGCTGCCGCTGTCGAAGAACGGGATCATCGCCGGCAGCCTGCTGGTGTTCATCCCGGCGGTCGGCGAATACGTGATCCCCGAACTGCTCGGCGGCGCGGACACGCTGATGATCGGCCGCGTGATGTGGGACGAGTTCTTCAACAACATGGACTGGCCGATGGCGTCCGCGGTGACGGTCGCGATGGTCGTGCTGCTGCTCGTGCCGATGGCGGTCTTCCAGTACTACCAGGTCAAGGAACTGGAGGACACGAAATGATCAAGCCCAACCGCACCCTGTCCAGCGGCGTGCTGACGCTCGGCTTCCTGTTCCTGTACATCCCGATCATCAGCCTCGTCGTCTATTCGTTCAACGAGTCGAAGCTCGTCACCGTATGGTCCGGCTTCTCGCTGAAGTGGTATGCGGCGCTCGCTCAGGACGGCGAGCTGCTGTCGGCCGCGTGGCTGTCGCTGAAGATCGGCCTGATGACCGCGTTCGCGTCGGTCGCGATCGGCACGTGGGCGGGTTTCGTGCTCGCGCGGATGGGCCGCTTCAAGGGCTTCACGCTCTATACCGCGATGATCAACGCGCCGCTCGTGATCCCCGAGGTGATCCAGGGCATCTCGCTGTTGCTGCTGTTCGTCGCGCTGGAACAGATGCTCGGCTGGCCGAAGGGCCGCGGGATCATGACCATCTGGATCGGCCACGTGATGCTGTGCGTGTCGTATGTCGCGATCATCGTGCAGTCGCGCGTGAAGGAACTGAACCGCTCGCTCGAAGAAGCCGCGCTCGATCTCGGGGCGACGCCGCTGAAGGTGTTCTTCGTCATCACGCTGCCGCTGATCTCGCAGGCGCTGCTGTCCGGCTGGCTGCTGTCGTTCACGCTGTCCATCGACGACCTCGTGCTGTCCGCGTTCCTGTCCGGCCCCGGCTCGACGACGCTGCCGCTCGTCGTGTTCTCGCGCGTGCGGCTCGGCCTGAACCCGGAAATGAACGCGCTCGCGACGCTGTTCATCAGCGCGGTGACGATCGGCGTCATCGCCGTGAACCAGTTGATGGTGATCCGCGAACGCAAACGCACCCGCGACATGCAGCTCGCGTTCGCACAGCCCGACCCGGCCGATGCGCCGCGCCCCGCCGCACCGGCCGCCGCGCGCGCGCCGCTCGGCGGCAGCGCGGCGTGAGCCGCCGAACCACACGCTGAAGTCTTCGCAGTAACGACCCACAAGGAGAACTCAAGATGAAGAAGAAGTTAATCTGTCTGCTGGTGGCGGGGGCGGTGCCGGGGCTCGCCCTGGCGGATTCCACCAGCGACCAGATCAAGGCCCTGCAGGCGCAGTTGAACGCGCTGCAAAAAGAGGTCAAGTCGCTCAGATCCGAGCTGGCGACGAAACCTGTCGCGAAGGCCGCGCCGATCGTGCCGGTCGCGCCGGCCATAGCCGCGGCGCCCGCGCCGGCGCCGGTCGACATCTCGTCGCCGGACTACGGCAAGGCGCCGGCGACGCTGACGAACGACGAAGTGACCGAGTTGAAGCAGCAGCTCGCGAACCAGCAGTTGAAGGTGGATTCGCTGACCGACGCCGCGAACACGGGTCCGCTTGCGGGGCTGTCGATCACCGGGTATATCGATCCGGTGTACCTGTACAACCGCGCGCCGGGCACGTCGTCGTTCCTGTTCGCGAACCACGAGAGCGTCTACAACTACTTCAACAGCACGTTCGGCGACCTGTACCTCGACATCAAGAAGACCTTCGGCGTCGGCCCGACTGCGCCGTATGTCGAGGTGTCGCTGATGCCGAACCGCGGCAACGGCATCACGCTGCTGCAGGACTCGCACGGCAACATCGGCAACAACATCCTGAACACCGCGCTCGTCAGCGTGCCGGTGTCGGGCACGACCACCGTGCAGGCCGGTTTGATGGCGAGCTACGGCGGCTACGAGGTGCAGCAGTCGAACCAGATGCTCACCCTGACGCACAACCTGCTGTACGACTTCTCGGATCCGGGCAGCTACGTCGGCGTCGCGATGAACTACACGCCGGACGGCAGCAACTGGGCGTGGAAGTTCATGCTCGGCAACGAGCAGTACCGCACCTACGGCGCGGTCGTGCAGACCGGCGTCAACGCGCTCGGCGACCCGATCACGGTCAGCAACAAGATCCCGTCGTTCACCGCGCGGGCCGACTACACGATGTCGAGCGCGCTCGACATCGGCGGCTCGTTCAACGTGGGCCGCCAGACGCTGCCGGGCGGCTTCGATCCGGATAGCGGCACGACCGCGTTCGGCGTCGGCGGCCAGGCGAGCAGTTCGGGCGGCTACTTCCTGTTCGGCGAACTCGATGCGACGTACACGCTCGCGGACGTCCAGTACAACGCGGAAGTCGATTACGGCCAGCAGCAGCACGCGGCGTTCAACGGCGGCAACGCGCAGTGGTACGGCCTGTCGCTGCTCGCGCACCGCAAGTTCACCGCGCCGCTCGTCGGCCGGATGGGCGCGACGCTGCGCTACGACGTGCTCGCGGACGGCAAGAACGGCGGCGGCGGCGGCGGCATCGCGCTCAACGGCAACGGCATGGACACGGCGAACGGCTTCGGCATCGGCGCGGACTGCCTTGCGCGGTCGCAGTCGGCCGGCGGCTTCGGCTTCGAGTGCAAGGGCGCGACGCGCCAGGACGTCGCGCTCGACCTGCTGTTCTACCCGACGCAGCAGACCATCGTGAAGGTCGAGTATCGTCACGACTGGGCGACGCAGAACGTGTTCCTGCACAGCAACGGCTCGTACGGCAAGCACAACGACCTGCTCGGCACGCAGTTCATCTACTCGTTCTGATCGCCACGCCACCCGCGGACGACGGCGCGCGGCTGCGCCGCCGTCCGCGCTTTTTTTCCTCGACTGTCCCTATGCTCAAGTTCGCCAACCAGCCTCATGCGCCGTCGTGGTACGCGGCGACCGTCAACGACACGACGCGCCACCCGGTGCTCGAAGGCACGCTCGCGGCCGACGTCTGCGTGATCGGCGCGGGCCTGACCGGCGTGTCCGCCGCGCTGAACCTCGCGGAGCGCGGTTATTCGGTCGCGCTCGTCGATGCGTCGAAGGTCGGATGGGCCGCGAGCGGACGCAACGGCGGCCAGTTGATCGGCGGCTTCGCGTGCGACATCGACACGTTTTCGCAGTTCATGTCCGCAGCCGAAGTGAAGCAGGTGTGGGACATGGGGATCGAAACGCTCGACATCGTGAAGTCGCGGGTCGCGAAGCATCGCATCGACTGCGGGCTGACCGAAGGTTACTTCACCGCCGCGAACAAGCCGCGCGACGTCGACGCGCTGCGCCGCTGGCGCGACGAGGCGGCCACGCGCTTCGGCTACGACCGCTTCCAGTACGTCGACGCGGACGGCGTCGGCCGCTACGCGCAGTCCGCGCGTTATCCGGGCGGCCTGTTCGATCCGGACAGCGGCCACCTGCATCCGCTGAACTACACGCTCGGCCTCGCGCGCGCAGCGACGGAAGCCGGCGTGCGGATCTTCGAGGACAGTTGCGTGACGCGCGTGCGCAGCGAGCGCGGCATGAACGTCGTCGAGACCGAACGCGGCAGCGTCCGCGCGCGCTTCGTCGTGCTCGCGTGCAACACGTGGCTCGGCGCGCTCGCGCCGGACGTGTCGCGCAAGATCATGCCGGTCGGCACCTACGTGGTCGCGACCGAACCGCTCGGCGCACAACGGATGGCCGACCTGATGCCCGCGCAGGCGGCCGTCTGCGACAGCCGCTTCGTGCTCGACTACTTCCGTCCCGCGCCGGATTCACGGCTGCTGTGGGGCGGCAAGGTCAGCTATTCGACGCTCGAACCGCGCGACCTCGCGCAGGCGATGCGCCGCGACATGCTGAAGACCTTCCCGCAACTCGCGGACGTGCGGATCGACTACGCGTGGGGCGGGTTCGTCGACATCACGATGAACCGCGCGCCGCATTTCGGCCGCGTGTCGCCGACCGTCTATTTCGCGCAGGGCTTCTCCGGCCACGGCGTCA contains:
- a CDS encoding DUF3138 family protein, whose amino-acid sequence is MKKKLICLLVAGAVPGLALADSTSDQIKALQAQLNALQKEVKSLRSELATKPVAKAAPIVPVAPAIAAAPAPAPVDISSPDYGKAPATLTNDEVTELKQQLANQQLKVDSLTDAANTGPLAGLSITGYIDPVYLYNRAPGTSSFLFANHESVYNYFNSTFGDLYLDIKKTFGVGPTAPYVEVSLMPNRGNGITLLQDSHGNIGNNILNTALVSVPVSGTTTVQAGLMASYGGYEVQQSNQMLTLTHNLLYDFSDPGSYVGVAMNYTPDGSNWAWKFMLGNEQYRTYGAVVQTGVNALGDPITVSNKIPSFTARADYTMSSALDIGGSFNVGRQTLPGGFDPDSGTTAFGVGGQASSSGGYFLFGELDATYTLADVQYNAEVDYGQQQHAAFNGGNAQWYGLSLLAHRKFTAPLVGRMGATLRYDVLADGKNGGGGGGIALNGNGMDTANGFGIGADCLARSQSAGGFGFECKGATRQDVALDLLFYPTQQTIVKVEYRHDWATQNVFLHSNGSYGKHNDLLGTQFIYSF
- a CDS encoding ABC transporter permease subunit, whose protein sequence is MSSPASTSSTPAAAGNGPRALLARWFSRFVPSGRSTVIGIPFLWLTLFFALPFVLVFKISFADQLMGIPPYTSLVTFEDGVLHFALHLSHYLFLVQDDLYVATYISSLKMAAVSTLLCLLIGYPIAYYIARSAPASRNLLMMGVMLPFWTSFLIRVYAWIGILKDDGLLNHALIGLGLIHSPLRLYHTDIGVYIGMVYSYLPFMVMPLYAHLVKMDLTLLEAAYDLGAKPWVAFTRITLPLSKNGIIAGSLLVFIPAVGEYVIPELLGGADTLMIGRVMWDEFFNNMDWPMASAVTVAMVVLLLVPMAVFQYYQVKELEDTK
- a CDS encoding ABC transporter ATP-binding protein, with the translated sequence MNPTPAAKPAPKSTPADQFVRIENVVKKFGESVAVNNVSLNVAKNELFALLGSSGCGKSTLLRMLAGLETATSGRIFVDGEDLAALPPYRRPVNMMFQSYALFPHMSVEANVAFGLKQEGTPKNEIRERVADALHLVQMDRYAKRKPHQLSGGQQQRVALARSLVKRPKLLLLDEPMSALDKKIRQKTQLELVNIIDKVDVTCVMVTHDQEEAMTMANRLAVMSEGSIVQIGSPSQVYEYPNSRFSAEFIGSTNLFEGHVVEDEPDHIFVESADLEARMYVSHGITGPLGMPVGISVRPERVRVTRERPASPHNWARGIVTDVAYMGSYSLFHVRLPGGKVVMSNLSSSDLMADNAPAWNDDVYVSWSPASGVVLTQ
- a CDS encoding NAD(P)/FAD-dependent oxidoreductase, giving the protein MLKFANQPHAPSWYAATVNDTTRHPVLEGTLAADVCVIGAGLTGVSAALNLAERGYSVALVDASKVGWAASGRNGGQLIGGFACDIDTFSQFMSAAEVKQVWDMGIETLDIVKSRVAKHRIDCGLTEGYFTAANKPRDVDALRRWRDEAATRFGYDRFQYVDADGVGRYAQSARYPGGLFDPDSGHLHPLNYTLGLARAATEAGVRIFEDSCVTRVRSERGMNVVETERGSVRARFVVLACNTWLGALAPDVSRKIMPVGTYVVATEPLGAQRMADLMPAQAAVCDSRFVLDYFRPAPDSRLLWGGKVSYSTLEPRDLAQAMRRDMLKTFPQLADVRIDYAWGGFVDITMNRAPHFGRVSPTVYFAQGFSGHGVNTTGLAGLLIAEAIDGQAARFDLFGKIHHRDFPGGATLRTPALVLAMAWYRLKDLL
- a CDS encoding ABC transporter permease subunit → MIKPNRTLSSGVLTLGFLFLYIPIISLVVYSFNESKLVTVWSGFSLKWYAALAQDGELLSAAWLSLKIGLMTAFASVAIGTWAGFVLARMGRFKGFTLYTAMINAPLVIPEVIQGISLLLLFVALEQMLGWPKGRGIMTIWIGHVMLCVSYVAIIVQSRVKELNRSLEEAALDLGATPLKVFFVITLPLISQALLSGWLLSFTLSIDDLVLSAFLSGPGSTTLPLVVFSRVRLGLNPEMNALATLFISAVTIGVIAVNQLMVIRERKRTRDMQLAFAQPDPADAPRPAAPAAARAPLGGSAA